A genomic window from Camelina sativa cultivar DH55 chromosome 2, Cs, whole genome shotgun sequence includes:
- the LOC104748080 gene encoding cysteine-rich receptor-like protein kinase 38 produces the protein MKNFTAILLTSSFILLLQTFHGVKAGFNCTGSSFPTNSSYQKNRDSLFSTLSDKVTSNGGFYNASLDGVYVLAFCRRDYERQGCIDCVERSIRQIETSCSNRVDSFNCDSDDRDRVSCFVRTTNHSTYRLPEFGPATLDPSPVAIDTSTKNMTLFRQEWDAMVNRTLEAATVDTSTTVLKYYGVVRAEFTEFPNVYMMMQCTPDITSDECKKCLQESVTYFRTQFWGRQGGGICRPSCVFRWDLYAFYGAFANVTRVPAPPRAFIPRAHAISVTRLKGGIIAIFVVPIVINILVFIGLVKAYSRIRKSNNRINEQQSDSGGQSMLRFDFGMILIATDDFSSENKIGQGGFGSVYKGILPGGQEIAVKRLKKGSGQGDIEFKNEVLLLTRLQHRNLVKLLGFCNEGDEEILVYEFVPNSSLDHFIFDEEKRLLLTWNMRFRIIEGVARGLLYLHEDSQLRIIHRDLKASNVLLDADMNPKISDFGMARLFNMDQTRAVTRKVVGTLGYMAPEYVKHRRFSVKTDVYSFGVVLLEMITGRSNKNYFEALGLPAYAWKCWVAGEAASIIDHVLNRSSTNEIMRFIHIGLLCVQENVAKRPTMSLVIQWLGSETISIPLPTAAGFTTHLPVELHGTNASNQAEGGAGTSSLNKLSITELSPR, from the exons ATGAAGAACTTTACTGCGATCTTGCTCACTTCTTCCTttattcttctccttcaaaCCTTCCACGGCGTTAAAGCTGGTTTCAACTGCACCGGAAGTTCCTTCCCTACCAATAGCAGCTACCAAAAAAACCGTgactctctcttctctactcTTTCTGATAAAGTCACCTCAAACGGTGGATTCTACAATGCTTCACTCGACGGAGTTTACGTTCTTGCCTTCTGTAGAAGAGACTACGAGAGGCAAGGTTGTATCGACTGCGTCGAAAGATCCATTCGACAGATTGAAACAAGTTGTTCTAACCGTGTTGATTCGTTCAACTGCGACAGTGACGATAGAGAccgtgtttcttgttttgtacgTACCACGAATCACTCAACTTATAGGCTACCCGAGTTTGGTCCGGCTACGCTTGATCCGAGCCCTGTTGCTATCGACACATCCACCAAGAACATGACCCTGTTCCGCCAAGAATGGGATGCTATGGTTAACCGGACGCTCGAGGCTGCAACCGTTGACACTTCCACAACGGTTCTTAAGTATTACGGTGTTGTCAGAGCAGAGTTCACTGAGTTTCCAAATGTTTACATGATGATGCAATGCACACCGGACATAACTTCAGACGAGTGCAAGAAATGTTTGCAAGAGTCCGTTACCTATTTTAGAACGCAGTTCTGGGGAAGACAAGGAGGCGGGATTTGTCGACCGAGCTGTGTTTTCCGGTGGGATCTTTATGCCTTTTACGGCGCTTTTGCTAATGTAACAAGAGTTCCTGCGCCTCCTCGAGCTTTTATTCCTCGAGCACACGCAATCTCCGTCACCCGCTTGAAAG GAGGAATTATTGCGATTTTCGTAGTTCCTATCGTCATTAATATTCTCGTGTTTATCGGTCTGGTCAAAGCCTATAGTCGGATAAGAAAATCGAACAACAGAATCAATG AGCAGCAGAGTGATTCTGGTGGTCAATCTATGCTACGGTTCGATTTTGGCATGATACTAATCGCAACTGATGATTTTTCCTCTGAAAATAAGATTGGCCAAGGTGGATTTGGATCTGTCTACAAG GGGATATTACCGGGCGGGCAGGAGATAGCGgtaaagagattaaaaaaaggCTCCGGACAAGGAGAtatagagttcaagaacgaggtCTTACTCTTGACAAGACTCCAACATAGGAATCTAGTTAAGCTTCTTGGTTTTTGtaatgaaggagatgaagagatTCTTGTCTACGAGTTTGTCCCAAATTCAAGCCTCGACCACTTCATATTTG ATGAAGAGAAGCGTTTGCTTCTAACGTGGAACATGAGGTTCAGAATTATAGAAGGCGTTGCACGAGGTCTTCTTTATCTACATGAAGATTCTCAGCTTAGGATTATACACCGAGACTTGAAGGCAAGCAATGTCCTTTTAGATGCAGATATGAACCctaaaatttcagattttgggATGGCAAGGTTGTTCAACATGGACCAGACTCGAGCAGTGACAAGAAAAGTAGTTGGAACCTT GGGGTATATGGCTCCTGAGTACGTTAAGCACAGAAGATTCTCAGTCAAGACAGACGTTTACAGTTTCGGAGTCGTGCTTCTCGAGATGATAACGGGTCGAAGTAACAAGAACTATTTCGAAGCCCTAGGGCTCCCTGCATAT GCATGGAAGTGTTGGGTTGCGGGCGAGGCTGCGAGTATCATCGATCATGTCCTGAATAGGAGCTCGACAAACGAAATCATGAGATTCATCCACATTGGATTGTTGTGTGTTCAAGAGAATGTTGCAAAAAGACCAACCATGAGTTTGGTCATTCAATGGCTTGGAAGTGAGACTATCTCGATTCCGTTACCTACAGCTGCTGGTTTCACCACACATCTTCCTGTCGAACTGCATGGAACCAATGCATCGAATCAAGCCGAAGGGGGAGCTGGCACATCGTCATTGAATAAGCTCTCAATCACTGAGTTAAGTCCTCGTTGA